The following are from one region of the Stigmatella ashevillena genome:
- the tyrS gene encoding tyrosine--tRNA ligase translates to MTQDLLRKATPEEQFEEVTRGTVDLQVAEELKKKLERSYREGKPLIIKAGFDPNRPDLHLGHSLLLTRMRRFQDFGHTVVFLIGDFTALIGDPTGKNVTRPPLSREEVKANAETYKQQVFKVLHAERTVVRFNSEWLDALGTEGMIRLAARYSVQRMLERDDFKKRFRDNRSIALHEFLYPLLQGYDSVALKADVELGATDQLFNLLVGRQLMKEEGLEPQVIMTGPILEGLDAKQVDGKIVGEKMSKSLDNYVGINEPAEQIFGKLMSITDDLMWRYYELLSARPLKDIQALKASVESGQSHPKAAKVAFAQEIASRFQGDEAGRRAAEDFEARFKNKQLDTESLPLVKIPMEGAAKLLVTKVLPETKLVASPTEARKLMAQGGVRVAGEKVTDPKAELGPGEYLVQVGKLKAARVKLT, encoded by the coding sequence ATGACCCAGGACCTGCTGCGCAAGGCGACCCCAGAAGAGCAGTTCGAGGAAGTGACTCGCGGCACCGTGGATCTCCAGGTGGCCGAGGAGCTCAAGAAGAAGCTCGAGCGCTCGTATCGCGAGGGCAAGCCGCTCATCATCAAGGCGGGCTTCGACCCGAACCGGCCCGACCTCCACCTGGGGCACTCGCTGCTGCTCACGCGCATGCGGCGCTTCCAGGACTTCGGCCACACGGTGGTGTTCCTCATCGGCGACTTCACGGCGCTGATTGGAGACCCCACGGGCAAGAACGTCACCCGTCCCCCGCTGTCGCGCGAGGAAGTCAAAGCGAACGCGGAGACCTACAAGCAGCAGGTCTTCAAGGTGCTGCACGCGGAGCGCACCGTGGTGCGCTTCAACTCCGAGTGGCTCGATGCCCTGGGCACCGAGGGGATGATTCGCCTGGCGGCGCGCTACTCGGTTCAGCGCATGCTGGAGCGGGACGACTTCAAGAAGCGCTTCCGCGACAACCGCTCCATTGCCCTGCACGAGTTCCTGTACCCGCTGCTGCAAGGGTACGACTCGGTGGCGCTGAAGGCGGACGTGGAGTTGGGGGCGACGGATCAGCTCTTCAACCTGCTCGTGGGCCGTCAGCTCATGAAGGAAGAGGGGCTGGAGCCCCAGGTCATCATGACGGGCCCCATCCTGGAGGGTCTGGACGCGAAGCAGGTGGACGGGAAGATTGTCGGCGAGAAGATGTCCAAGAGCCTGGACAACTACGTGGGCATCAACGAGCCGGCGGAGCAGATCTTCGGCAAGTTGATGAGCATCACGGACGATCTGATGTGGCGCTACTACGAGCTGCTCTCGGCCCGGCCGCTGAAAGACATCCAAGCCCTGAAGGCGTCCGTGGAGTCGGGGCAGTCACACCCGAAGGCAGCCAAGGTGGCGTTCGCGCAGGAGATCGCCTCGCGGTTCCAGGGTGACGAGGCGGGACGGCGGGCCGCGGAGGACTTCGAGGCGCGCTTCAAGAACAAGCAGTTGGACACCGAGAGCCTGCCGCTCGTGAAAATCCCCATGGAGGGGGCCGCGAAGCTGCTGGTGACCAAGGTTCTGCCGGAAACCAAGCTGGTGGCCTCCCCCACCGAGGCGCGCAAGCTGATGGCGCAGGGCGGCGTCCGGGTGGCCGGTGAAAAGGTGACAGACCCGAAAGCCGAGCTAGGGCCGGGTGAATACCTGGTGCAGGTCGGCAAGCTGAAGGCCGCCCGGGTGAAGCTGACCTGA
- a CDS encoding cysteine desulfurase family protein, with translation MIYWDHNAATPLLPEVSQALARAILEGGSGNASSIHRAGREARGRLDAARARIARVLGCEPKEVCFTSSGSEADALALKGAFLTRKDPLRRRIVTSSIEHPAVLATMAQLEKLGAEVVRLRPGADGRVPTEAVLEALTPQTALCSLMWANNETGVVQPAREAALACRQRGILFHTDAVQAAGKLPLSLREVDADLLAISAHKFGGPAGAGVLVVRKGVDVQALTPGHQEGSRRGGTQNVPYAEALALALELSQSRQEASRAQLGALRDLFEREVRARISGVSINGGAAPRVPNTSNLAFHGTDGEALLIALDLEGICVSSGSACASGTLSPSHVLRAMGLTPEQAHGSLRFSLGAGTTQAEVQRVVEALETHVPRARAIAARDMA, from the coding sequence GTGATCTACTGGGATCACAACGCGGCCACGCCGCTGCTCCCCGAGGTCTCCCAGGCCCTCGCCCGCGCCATCCTGGAAGGGGGCTCCGGCAACGCCTCCAGCATCCACCGGGCAGGCCGTGAAGCCCGGGGACGTCTGGACGCCGCCAGGGCCCGGATCGCCCGGGTGCTGGGATGCGAGCCCAAGGAGGTGTGCTTCACCAGCTCGGGCTCCGAGGCGGACGCGCTGGCGCTCAAGGGCGCCTTCCTCACGCGGAAGGATCCCCTCCGCCGACGCATCGTCACCTCCTCCATCGAACACCCCGCCGTGCTCGCCACGATGGCGCAACTGGAGAAGCTGGGCGCGGAGGTGGTGCGGCTCCGGCCCGGCGCGGACGGCCGGGTGCCCACCGAAGCAGTCCTGGAAGCCCTCACGCCACAGACGGCCCTGTGCTCGTTGATGTGGGCCAACAACGAGACGGGCGTGGTGCAGCCCGCGAGGGAGGCCGCCCTGGCCTGCCGCCAGCGCGGCATTCTCTTCCACACAGATGCCGTCCAGGCGGCGGGCAAGCTTCCCTTGAGCCTGCGCGAGGTGGACGCGGACCTGCTGGCGATCTCCGCCCACAAGTTTGGCGGGCCCGCGGGCGCGGGCGTGCTGGTGGTGCGCAAGGGCGTGGACGTCCAGGCGCTCACCCCCGGGCACCAGGAAGGAAGCCGCCGGGGCGGAACGCAGAACGTGCCCTACGCGGAGGCGCTGGCGCTGGCGCTGGAGTTGTCCCAGTCCCGGCAGGAGGCCTCCCGTGCCCAGCTCGGCGCCCTGAGGGATCTCTTCGAGCGCGAAGTCCGGGCGCGCATTTCCGGCGTCAGCATCAATGGAGGCGCCGCGCCGCGCGTGCCCAACACCAGCAACCTGGCCTTCCACGGCACCGATGGCGAAGCCCTGTTGATTGCCCTGGATCTGGAAGGCATCTGCGTCTCTTCGGGTTCGGCCTGTGCTTCGGGAACCCTCTCCCCCTCCCATGTCCTGCGAGCCATGGGGCTCACGCCCGAGCAGGCCCATGGCTCGCTGCGCTTTTCCCTCGGCGCGGGCACCACCCAGGCGGAAGTGCAGCGCGTCGTGGAAGCGCTCGAGACCCACGTGCCCCGCGCGCGCGCCATCGCCGCCCGGGACATGGCGTGA
- a CDS encoding serine/threonine-protein kinase, with the protein MNPPATPRQPRVFGNYELLAQLGKGGMAEVYRAKVLSGRYEGWMVALKRLLPSLVKDPASVELFIREADLSTQLDHPNIVKVLDVGIAGDTYYIVMELVDGRDLGQILRRCKQLGIPLPVDFAVYLGKVLLDALAYAHTATGPRGDALGIVHCDVSPSNLFISRVGEIKLGDFGVARAFVDGSRDGEEVLGKPYYLSPESLRGRVTPEADLWAATVVLYELLTLERPFTGSNPEEVFFNISHRRYRPIHALRPEIPESLEELISRGFAAQAEDRFPSAEAYAQALTPHYDERVGTPLAIAALVRGLFGTSD; encoded by the coding sequence GTGAACCCCCCCGCCACGCCCCGCCAGCCCCGGGTCTTTGGCAACTACGAGCTGCTGGCGCAGCTCGGCAAAGGGGGGATGGCCGAGGTGTACCGGGCCAAGGTGCTCTCGGGCCGCTACGAAGGGTGGATGGTGGCCCTGAAGCGGCTGCTCCCGTCCCTCGTGAAGGATCCCGCCTCGGTCGAGCTCTTCATCCGGGAGGCGGACCTGTCCACGCAGCTGGACCATCCCAACATCGTCAAGGTACTGGATGTGGGGATCGCTGGAGACACCTATTACATCGTGATGGAGTTGGTGGACGGCCGGGATCTGGGACAGATCCTCCGCCGCTGCAAGCAGCTGGGCATCCCGTTGCCGGTGGACTTCGCGGTGTACCTGGGCAAGGTGCTCCTGGATGCGTTGGCGTATGCGCACACCGCCACGGGCCCCCGCGGCGATGCGCTGGGCATCGTCCATTGTGATGTCTCCCCCTCGAACCTCTTCATCTCCCGGGTGGGGGAGATCAAACTGGGGGACTTCGGGGTGGCCCGGGCGTTCGTCGATGGCTCACGCGATGGCGAGGAGGTGCTGGGCAAGCCCTACTACCTGTCCCCTGAGTCGCTGCGAGGGCGCGTCACGCCAGAGGCGGACCTGTGGGCCGCGACCGTGGTGCTCTACGAGCTGTTGACCCTGGAGCGTCCCTTCACGGGCAGCAACCCGGAGGAGGTGTTCTTCAACATCAGCCACCGGCGCTACCGGCCCATTCATGCGCTGCGGCCGGAGATCCCCGAGTCCTTGGAGGAGCTCATCTCGCGGGGGTTCGCCGCGCAGGCCGAGGACCGTTTTCCCTCGGCGGAGGCCTACGCCCAGGCCCTCACGCCCCACTATGACGAGCGCGTGGGGACGCCTCTGGCCATCGCCGCGCTCGTCCGGGGCCTGTTCGGCACCAGCGACTGA
- a CDS encoding branched-chain amino acid transaminase has product MSSTSSSVLRADQIWIDGKFVKWDEGHMHVMTHALHYGLGVFEGIRAYRTHDGRLAVFRLREHIQRLMDSAHICMLKMPFTTDQLVEACLELLRKQRDLFANGAYLRPIAFMGDGAMGLGAVNPTRVVITAWDWGAYLGDKGIREGIRAKVSSFTRLHVNVNMVRGKISGQYVNSILAKREAVLGGYDEAILLDISGFVAEASGENIFMVNKKGIIKTPPLSSPILDGITRDSVLKLIRDSGRSVEEVTFTRDALYISNEIFFTGTAAEITPVREVDNRMVGEGKPGPIAQFVQDTYFRVVRGQEPRYAEWLTYI; this is encoded by the coding sequence ATGAGTTCTACGTCGTCCTCCGTACTGCGCGCTGATCAGATCTGGATCGACGGCAAATTCGTGAAATGGGACGAGGGCCACATGCACGTGATGACGCACGCGCTGCATTACGGCCTGGGCGTCTTCGAGGGCATCCGCGCCTACCGGACGCACGACGGCCGGCTGGCGGTGTTCCGCCTGCGCGAGCACATCCAGCGGCTGATGGACTCGGCGCACATCTGCATGTTGAAGATGCCGTTCACGACCGACCAGCTCGTGGAGGCGTGCCTGGAGTTGCTGCGCAAGCAGCGGGATCTCTTCGCCAACGGCGCCTACTTGCGCCCCATCGCGTTCATGGGAGACGGCGCCATGGGCCTGGGCGCGGTCAACCCCACCCGCGTCGTCATCACGGCCTGGGATTGGGGCGCATACCTGGGCGACAAGGGCATCCGCGAGGGCATCCGCGCCAAGGTCAGCTCCTTCACCCGCCTGCACGTCAACGTCAACATGGTGCGCGGGAAGATCTCCGGCCAGTACGTCAACTCCATCCTCGCCAAGCGCGAGGCGGTGCTGGGCGGCTACGACGAGGCCATCCTGCTGGACATCAGCGGCTTCGTGGCCGAGGCCTCCGGCGAGAACATCTTCATGGTGAACAAGAAGGGCATCATCAAGACCCCGCCCCTCTCCTCGCCCATCCTTGATGGCATCACCCGCGACTCGGTGCTGAAGCTCATCCGCGACAGCGGCCGCAGCGTGGAGGAAGTCACCTTCACCCGCGACGCGCTCTACATCAGCAACGAGATCTTCTTCACCGGCACGGCCGCGGAGATCACCCCGGTGCGCGAGGTGGACAACCGCATGGTGGGCGAAGGCAAGCCGGGCCCCATCGCCCAGTTCGTCCAGGACACCTACTTCCGGGTCGTCCGCGGCCAGGAACCCCGCTACGCCGAGTGGTTGACCTACATCTAA
- a CDS encoding 5-formyltetrahydrofolate cyclo-ligase, translating into MSETVAAEEAAKKQSLRDELTTRRKAMTPDLIDGRGLKVQSRFLASPYYQKARTVALYAPIRGEVPTRDILIAALQDEKIVCYPLSHVHGRILSFRAIKSEGELEPGRLGVREPTNSSDLVPVDQIDLFVVPGLGFTRDGKRLGRGGGYYDATLRAASARSRRVGLGFNDQVVPWMPVNGDDVDMDLIVTESESLRGLYRDWDFLDT; encoded by the coding sequence GTGAGCGAGACGGTGGCGGCAGAAGAGGCGGCGAAGAAGCAGTCCTTGCGCGATGAGCTGACAACACGACGCAAGGCGATGACGCCAGACCTCATCGATGGGCGAGGGTTGAAGGTGCAGTCTCGGTTCCTGGCATCGCCGTACTATCAGAAGGCCAGGACGGTGGCGCTGTACGCGCCAATCCGAGGAGAGGTGCCGACGCGGGACATTCTGATCGCGGCTCTGCAGGACGAGAAGATCGTCTGCTATCCGCTGTCCCACGTGCATGGGCGCATTCTCTCCTTCCGGGCCATCAAATCGGAGGGCGAGCTGGAGCCGGGAAGGTTGGGGGTGCGAGAGCCCACCAACTCCTCGGATCTGGTGCCGGTGGACCAGATCGATCTCTTCGTGGTGCCGGGGTTGGGCTTCACGAGAGACGGCAAGCGGCTGGGCCGGGGCGGCGGCTATTACGACGCCACCCTACGGGCCGCATCGGCCCGCAGCCGGCGGGTAGGCCTGGGGTTCAATGACCAGGTCGTCCCCTGGATGCCCGTGAATGGTGACGATGTGGACATGGATCTCATCGTCACCGAGAGCGAGTCCTTGCGTGGGCTGTACCGGGACTGGGACTTTCTCGACACGTAG
- a CDS encoding deoxyribonuclease IV, translated as MLLGAHESIAGGVSQAFARAEEHGARSLQIFTKNARGWNAPPLTEPERRAFRAEARRSGLPAIAHGSYLVNLGTEDPVLREKSIACVTEELTRCEQLGISCLVIHPGTHPDEKRGLALVAEGLDEVHRRTPRFRSRICLEITAGQGHCLGWRFWHLTEILSRVAREDRLGLCLDTCHLFAAGYDLSSEEGYEAVMAECDAAVGLERVRCFHLNDCKKPLGCRVDRHEEVGKGTIGRTAFRCLVNDSRFVNTIGVLETPFPERYAEALRLLESLRRRQ; from the coding sequence GTGCTCCTCGGCGCTCACGAGTCCATTGCAGGAGGCGTGAGCCAGGCCTTCGCGCGGGCCGAGGAACACGGCGCGCGCAGCCTGCAGATCTTCACGAAGAACGCGCGCGGCTGGAACGCGCCGCCGCTCACCGAGCCGGAGCGCCGCGCCTTCCGCGCCGAGGCCCGGCGCAGCGGCCTGCCCGCCATCGCCCATGGCAGCTACCTGGTGAACCTGGGCACGGAGGACCCCGTGCTGCGCGAGAAGTCCATCGCGTGTGTGACGGAAGAGCTGACGCGCTGCGAGCAGCTGGGCATCTCCTGCCTCGTCATCCACCCGGGCACCCACCCGGACGAGAAGCGCGGGCTGGCCCTGGTGGCCGAGGGGCTGGACGAGGTGCACCGGCGCACCCCTCGCTTCCGCTCTCGAATCTGCCTGGAAATCACCGCGGGCCAGGGCCACTGCCTGGGCTGGCGCTTCTGGCACCTGACCGAGATTCTCTCGCGCGTGGCCCGAGAGGACCGGCTGGGCCTGTGCCTGGACACCTGCCACCTCTTCGCCGCGGGGTATGATTTGTCCTCCGAAGAGGGTTACGAAGCGGTGATGGCCGAGTGCGATGCCGCCGTGGGGCTGGAGCGTGTGCGATGCTTCCACCTCAACGACTGCAAGAAGCCGCTCGGGTGCCGCGTGGACCGGCACGAGGAGGTCGGTAAGGGAACAATCGGGCGCACAGCCTTCCGCTGCCTCGTGAATGATTCGCGGTTCGTCAACACCATTGGGGTACTTGAGACCCCCTTCCCGGAACGATACGCGGAAGCCCTCCGGCTTCTCGAATCCCTCCGCCGAAGGCAGTAA
- a CDS encoding Fic family protein, whose product MKERYQEIDEKNETLRDYLGIFKDKSHDFLEKFEMSWIYHDAALEGVVYTQQELLAALFPGKIAAEASLMPVVLEVRNHKAVCDYIREEAAASKKTAQITLTQIKRMHDLLIGNTPEAMAARAATERRERTEKELSKERERAGFRKDMPLHRTYFHDIAQPAKIQPALDKLVDYTASAEFREFHPIKQAATVQHMFLQIFPFTEHSGKVGRMCTNLIMLRNNYMPVIIHSIDRQKYYEAFRGNVAGFRTLLMDAIENSLDNGIKYFKDLNRRYKAIN is encoded by the coding sequence GTGAAGGAACGCTACCAAGAGATCGATGAGAAGAACGAGACGCTGCGCGACTACCTCGGCATCTTCAAGGACAAGTCCCACGACTTCCTCGAGAAGTTCGAGATGTCGTGGATCTACCATGACGCCGCGCTCGAGGGCGTCGTGTACACACAACAGGAGCTGCTGGCGGCGTTGTTCCCCGGGAAGATCGCCGCCGAAGCCTCGCTGATGCCCGTGGTGCTGGAGGTGCGCAACCACAAGGCCGTCTGCGACTACATCCGCGAGGAAGCCGCCGCCAGCAAGAAGACCGCGCAGATCACCCTGACGCAGATCAAGCGCATGCATGATCTGCTCATCGGCAACACGCCCGAGGCGATGGCGGCGCGCGCGGCCACCGAGCGCCGGGAGCGCACCGAGAAGGAGCTGTCCAAGGAGCGCGAGCGCGCCGGCTTCCGCAAGGACATGCCGCTGCACCGCACCTACTTCCACGACATCGCCCAGCCGGCGAAGATCCAACCCGCGCTGGACAAGCTGGTGGACTACACCGCGAGCGCCGAGTTCCGCGAGTTCCACCCCATCAAGCAGGCGGCCACGGTGCAGCACATGTTCCTGCAGATCTTCCCCTTCACCGAGCACAGCGGGAAGGTGGGCCGGATGTGCACGAACCTCATCATGCTGCGCAACAACTACATGCCGGTCATCATCCACTCCATCGACCGGCAGAAGTACTACGAGGCCTTCCGCGGCAACGTGGCCGGCTTCCGCACCCTGTTGATGGATGCCATCGAGAACTCGCTCGACAACGGCATCAAGTACTTCAAGGATCTCAACCGGCGGTACAAGGCCATCAACTAG
- a CDS encoding DHH family phosphoesterase → MPATQSSNPRRPLATGEPEDPLPPRLAHLPARDKLERLLKVARGKKKALILTHDNPDPDSLAAAVTLAHILERRAGMEARVGYGGIIGRAENVAFVRVLRLPVSHVSQIDFDTYDFFGLVDTQPSVGNHSLPTRLRADVVIDHHPLRDESLQAPFADVGGDFGATATMLVEYLRAARLEPSVDVATALFYGIKADTRDLGRETTQTDIDSYLWLFPRCDKHLLGQIEHPEVPARYFHLFHTSIERAKVYGTAIVTDLEEVYSPDMVAEIAERMMSLEGTKWSLAYATFRNQLFVSLRVKDRRMNAGRLIRETCEDFGGSSGGHGSMAGARLPLSGKASQRKALKRELVNRFLKAFGVADQRPVSLLAAQDA, encoded by the coding sequence ATGCCTGCAACACAGTCCTCCAACCCCCGCCGTCCCCTGGCCACGGGCGAGCCCGAAGACCCTCTGCCACCGCGGCTCGCCCACCTGCCGGCCCGGGACAAGCTGGAGCGCCTGCTCAAAGTGGCTCGTGGGAAGAAGAAGGCGCTGATCCTCACGCACGACAACCCGGACCCTGACTCCCTGGCAGCCGCGGTCACGCTCGCCCACATCCTGGAGCGGCGGGCGGGCATGGAAGCCCGGGTCGGCTACGGTGGCATCATCGGACGAGCAGAGAACGTGGCCTTCGTCCGGGTGCTGCGGCTGCCTGTCTCGCACGTCTCGCAGATCGACTTCGACACGTACGACTTCTTCGGCCTGGTGGACACGCAGCCGTCGGTGGGCAACCACTCGCTGCCGACCCGGCTGCGCGCGGACGTGGTGATTGATCACCACCCGCTCCGGGACGAGAGCCTGCAGGCCCCCTTCGCGGATGTGGGCGGCGACTTCGGCGCCACCGCGACGATGCTGGTGGAGTACCTGCGCGCGGCCCGCCTGGAGCCCTCGGTGGATGTGGCCACCGCGCTCTTCTACGGCATCAAGGCGGACACGCGGGACTTGGGCCGCGAGACGACCCAGACGGACATCGACAGCTACCTGTGGCTCTTCCCGCGCTGCGACAAGCACCTGCTGGGACAGATCGAGCACCCCGAGGTGCCGGCGCGCTACTTCCATCTGTTCCACACGTCCATCGAGCGGGCCAAGGTATACGGCACCGCCATCGTCACGGATCTCGAGGAGGTCTACTCTCCGGACATGGTGGCCGAGATCGCCGAGCGGATGATGTCCCTGGAGGGCACGAAGTGGTCGCTGGCCTATGCAACGTTCCGCAATCAGCTCTTCGTCTCCCTGAGGGTGAAGGACCGGCGGATGAACGCAGGGCGGCTGATCCGCGAGACGTGTGAGGACTTTGGCGGCTCCTCGGGAGGCCACGGCAGCATGGCGGGCGCGCGCCTGCCGCTGTCCGGCAAGGCCAGCCAGCGCAAGGCGCTCAAGCGCGAGTTGGTGAACCGGTTCCTCAAGGCCTTCGGCGTCGCCGATCAGCGGCCCGTCTCGCTGCTGGCCGCCCAGGACGCGTGA
- a CDS encoding tetratricopeptide repeat protein gives MMRPSALSMAPASSITGLAVALLLVPGLAAARPLSSGPFRAEHYGQFELMLEGETLSGVQTQSGGACSQVGKGKVLEGTLQGSVFVGWLKVCQTGNGCVPEQAYSILGFYNEDTQILMAHVRLRSGCESPVLSNKRFVLQAMAPEKATPGASPGVPTLAAELAGKRGNPKFEQARAELEKGERHYLNKQYKEAAEAFQRSVDSDPSWSAYLGLGSSQLKLGQVTAAIGALDRASKLQPNNPNVLYMLGCAHAAQTGGKKRSLGYLRQTVELGYELHTVIEGDPELVRQLGNDREFQALVKRSKEKKAAFSRGTPGPGTPSP, from the coding sequence ATGATGCGCCCGTCCGCCCTCTCCATGGCCCCCGCGTCTTCTATAACCGGCCTCGCCGTGGCCCTGCTCCTGGTGCCTGGACTGGCCGCCGCGCGGCCCCTCTCGTCAGGTCCCTTCCGGGCAGAGCACTACGGCCAGTTCGAGCTGATGCTCGAGGGCGAGACCCTCTCGGGCGTTCAGACCCAGAGCGGAGGGGCCTGCTCCCAGGTGGGCAAGGGCAAGGTGCTGGAAGGCACGCTCCAGGGCTCGGTGTTCGTCGGGTGGTTGAAGGTCTGTCAGACGGGAAACGGCTGCGTGCCGGAGCAGGCCTACTCCATCCTGGGCTTCTATAACGAGGACACCCAGATCCTGATGGCCCACGTGCGGCTTCGCAGCGGGTGTGAGTCTCCCGTGCTGAGCAACAAGCGCTTCGTCCTCCAGGCGATGGCCCCGGAAAAGGCGACCCCCGGCGCCAGCCCCGGAGTGCCCACCCTCGCCGCCGAGCTGGCGGGCAAGCGAGGCAATCCGAAGTTCGAGCAGGCCCGGGCCGAGCTGGAGAAGGGGGAGCGGCATTATCTGAACAAGCAGTACAAGGAGGCCGCGGAGGCCTTTCAGCGCAGCGTGGACAGCGATCCGAGCTGGTCCGCGTATCTGGGTCTGGGGTCCAGCCAGCTCAAGCTGGGGCAGGTGACCGCCGCCATCGGTGCTCTGGACCGGGCATCCAAGCTTCAGCCGAACAACCCGAATGTGCTCTACATGTTGGGGTGTGCCCATGCGGCCCAGACCGGTGGCAAGAAGCGGTCGCTGGGCTACCTGCGGCAGACGGTCGAGCTGGGCTACGAACTGCATACGGTCATCGAAGGCGATCCCGAGCTGGTTCGCCAACTGGGCAACGACCGGGAGTTCCAGGCGCTGGTGAAGCGGTCGAAAGAGAAGAAGGCGGCTTTTTCACGCGGAACGCCAGGTCCCGGAACCCCGAGCCCGTGA
- a CDS encoding AAA family ATPase gives MPPAGHSDDNPFNLENPSILDIAPPEPKSLEETGLKMGLLSDIALKFLYYSGTGTGMAIAEELCLPWPGVIERVVDFVATEKLVDLRGGKGFGRASVEFVLTEKGREYARDALTRTTYVGPAPVPIDQYNALITSQTEENPVVSREDLLMGLSHLTVTEELLDKLGPAVNSSRSLFLYGPPGNGKTSLAEAISRMFGGEAFVPYCLEIDNQIIKVFDSLNHSPVPLEVGRDGAGRRQTFEMDQRWQLCRRPAVVVGGELTLETLDLIYSETARFYEAPFQVKANGGMLLIDDFGRQKVHPTDLLNRWIVPLEKRIDFLTLHTGKKFEIPFEQLLVFSTNLDPKELVDEAFLRRIKYKIEVKNPDEETFRDIFQRVCEAVGIPYVDQAITYLIEAYYKPRNMQMRACHPRDLVSLIKDAARYRQIPPALSKDLLDQACEVFLVDL, from the coding sequence ATGCCTCCGGCCGGTCACTCGGACGACAACCCCTTCAACCTCGAGAATCCATCGATTCTCGACATCGCTCCTCCAGAGCCAAAGTCCCTGGAGGAGACCGGCTTGAAGATGGGGCTGCTGTCGGACATTGCCCTGAAGTTCCTCTACTACTCGGGCACGGGCACGGGCATGGCCATCGCCGAAGAGCTGTGCCTGCCCTGGCCCGGCGTCATCGAGCGGGTGGTGGATTTCGTGGCCACCGAGAAGCTCGTGGACCTGCGCGGCGGCAAGGGTTTTGGCCGCGCCTCGGTGGAGTTCGTCCTCACCGAGAAGGGCCGCGAGTACGCGCGCGATGCGTTGACGCGCACCACCTACGTGGGGCCCGCACCGGTTCCCATCGATCAGTACAACGCCCTCATCACCAGCCAGACCGAGGAGAACCCCGTCGTCAGCCGGGAGGATCTGCTGATGGGGCTCTCCCACCTCACCGTCACCGAGGAGCTGCTCGACAAGCTGGGCCCCGCGGTCAACTCCAGCCGCTCCCTGTTCCTCTACGGGCCCCCGGGCAACGGCAAGACGAGCCTCGCCGAGGCCATCTCGCGCATGTTCGGCGGCGAGGCCTTCGTCCCCTACTGCCTGGAGATCGACAACCAGATCATCAAGGTCTTCGACAGCCTCAACCACTCCCCCGTCCCGCTGGAGGTCGGCCGGGACGGCGCGGGGCGGCGGCAGACCTTCGAGATGGACCAGCGCTGGCAGCTGTGCCGCCGCCCGGCCGTGGTGGTGGGCGGCGAGCTGACGCTGGAGACGTTGGATCTCATCTACTCGGAGACGGCGCGCTTCTACGAGGCCCCGTTCCAGGTGAAGGCCAACGGCGGCATGCTCCTCATCGACGACTTCGGCCGCCAGAAGGTCCACCCCACGGACCTGCTCAACCGGTGGATCGTCCCCCTGGAGAAGCGCATCGATTTTCTCACCCTCCACACGGGCAAGAAATTCGAGATTCCTTTCGAGCAGCTCCTGGTCTTCTCCACCAACCTGGACCCCAAGGAGCTGGTGGACGAGGCCTTCCTGCGCCGCATCAAGTACAAGATCGAGGTGAAGAACCCGGACGAGGAGACCTTCCGGGACATCTTCCAGCGGGTTTGCGAGGCCGTGGGCATCCCCTACGTCGACCAGGCCATCACCTACCTCATCGAGGCCTACTACAAGCCGCGCAACATGCAGATGCGTGCCTGCCACCCCAGGGACCTGGTTTCCCTGATCAAGGACGCCGCGAGATACCGGCAAATCCCCCCTGCCCTTTCGAAGGATTTGCTCGACCAGGCATGCGAGGTCTTCCTGGTCGATCTGTGA